Genomic segment of Cronobacter dublinensis subsp. dublinensis LMG 23823:
GAACGGGTTTCTCTATGCGATTGGCTATGCGGGGCTCGCGGCGACAATCTGGGCGGCTATTGTGCCTGCGTTGCTGGCGCGCGCGTCACGTCAACGCTTCGGCAGCCCGCGCTTTCGCGTCTGGGGCGGCAACGGCATGATTGCGCTGATCCTGCTTTTCGGGCTGGGCAATGCGCTGGTGCATTTGCTTTCAAGCTTTAACCTGCTGCCGGTCTATCAGTGACCTGCGCGGGTGTCGCCCTCTCCTGCGGGAGAGGGCGGGTAAGGCCATTAGTTGAGTAATTCCTCTCGCACCTGCATGGCGAGATCAAACGAATGCAGGCGCGCTTCGTGGTCGAAAATCTGGCCGTTAACCATGATTTCGTCCGCGTCGGTTTCTCGCAGCACCGACAATAGCCCGTGGCGGACTTTCGCTTTATCACCCACCAGCGACATGCTGAGCGCCTGTGCAACCCCGTACTGCTCCGCCGGGCTCCAGAAGCTTTCCATCGACTCAATCGGCGGCGGCAGCTGGCCGGTTTCGCCACGGCGCAGCTTCACAAATGCCTGCTGCATCGAGGTGAAGAGAAACTCCGCGTCGCGGTTACTGTCGGCGGCGACGATGTTAATGCAGACCATCGCGTACGGTTTCTCCAGCCGTTCCGAGGGCTGGAAATGCGCGCGGTAGAGATGCAGCGCCTGGAAGAGCATATCCGGCGCGAAATGCGAGGCGAACGCGAACGGCAGGCCCATCTGCGCGGCGAGCTGCGCGCTGTAGAGGCTGGAGCCCAGCAGCCATACCGGAAGCTTCGCGCCGTAACCAGGCACCGGGCGCACCGCCGGGCTCGGATCGCGGGCGTCGAACCAGTCCGTCAGCTCTTTCACATCGCGCGGAAAGTTGTCGATATCGTTATTCATATTGCGGCGCAGCGCCATCATCGTGCGCTGATCGCTGCCCGGCGCGCGTCCCAGGCCCAGCTCGATGCGGCCCGGATAGAGCGCGTCGAGCGTGCCGAACTGTTCAGCTATCACCAGCGGCGCATGGTTTGGTAGCATCACGCCGCCGGAGCCAAGGCGCAGCGTCGTGGTATTGGCGGCGAGATAACCAATCAGCACCGACGTCGCGGCGCTGGCGATGCCGGTCATATTATGATGCTCCGCCAGCCAGTAGCGATCATAGCCGCGCTTTTCCGCGAGGCGCGCTAAATCGAGCGAGTGATGGAACGCCTCACGGGCGGAGGAGCCTTGCGGGATCGGCGCGAGATCGAGCACCGAGAAAGGCACAACAGATTTATCAGACATAACGGCTCACTTAATTACAGCATAGCTATCAGATTGAAGGTCTTCTTCCAGCCTGGCGCATTTCGGGGATTTTGCCCGCGGCCCGGCCGGAAAGCTGTCCATTCATACTGCATGAACTCATGCAAAATGCTGTTAACAAAGTGAGCCTTTTCTTATGCCTGCAGGGCCATCCCGGCGAGCCTGCGCCAGTAGCCGTTGCAGTCGCTGTGCGCGGCGAGCGGCAGCGGGGCGGTGCCCTTTTCATTGGCCCGGAATGTGTCGAGCACCGTGAGCGTCTCCATGCCCATCGGCGAGAGGCGCACCATATCCACCAGCCCGCTCATCGACGCGAGTTCATTGCCAAGGTTATAGACATAGCCGCTCATCGTCTGAATGCCGTTCAGCACAAAGACCTGGCTGTTCTCCTGCGAGCGCATACTGCGCCCGGTGGGGTATTTAATGCAGCAGGTTTCGCACTCGTCTTTCGGGCGGTCTTCTGAACGCGCGGTAAAGCAGCGGGCGGAGTAGGCGAGGGGCAGGTGGCCGTAGCTCAGCACTTCCACTTCAAACTTATCGCGGATGCCCAGCGCGTCGCACTGCTCAAGCAGGTTTACCAGCCAGTCGCGCGACAGCTCCACCGGCATACACCAGCGCGTCATGCCCTCTTTTAACAGCAGACGCAGCGTGACGGCGTTGTAGCAGTTCAGCGCATGACCGGCCACAAATGGCAGCCCGCGCTCCGCCGCCAGCCCCACGGCGCCGAAATCGTTGGCTTCAATCAGAAACTCGCCGTTGTCGATATACCGCTTCAGCTCGTTCAGCTCCGACGGCGCCTGGACGAGCGCCAGCGTCGAGAGCACTACCTGCTTGCCGCTGGCGGCGAGCGTTCTGGCGAGCGCCAGCCAGTCGGCGGCTTTGGTGTCGCGTCGTTTGCTGCACACCGCCTCGCCGAGATAAATCACATCGGCGCTGCTCTTCGCCGCCGCTTCATAAAAACTCTCCAGCGTGGCTTTCGGCCAGTAGTAGAGCACCGGCCCTAACGAATATTTCACTCTGCTCTCCTTACTGCCATTTGCGGTGATACGCGCCAAGCGTCGTCTGGGTGCCTTCGGCCATCGCGCCGAGCGCGTCCATCCAGGCCGGCTGCGGCGCAAAGTGTTGCGGGTCGGCTTTGCAGCGGTCGATGGCCTGACGCCACACCTTCGCCACCTGGCTTACGTAGGCCGGGCTGCGCTGGCGGCCTTCGATTTTCACCGAGGCGATATTGGCCGCCAGCAGCTCCGGCAGCAGTTCCAGCGTATTAAGGCTGGTGGGCTCTTCGAGTGCGTGATAGCGCTGCCCGTCTACCAGATAGCGGCCTTTGCACAGCGTCGGATAACCGGCGTTTTCGCCTTCCTTATAGCGGTCGATCAGCACGTCGTTGAGGCGCGATTCCAGCCCCTGGTCCGTCTGCTGCCAGCGCACAAAGCGGGCGGGCGAGCAGGCGCCTACGGTATTGGGCGATTCGCCGGTCAGGTAGGACGAGAGATAGCAGCGCCCCTCCGCCATAATGCACAGGCTGCCGAAGGCGAATACTTCCAGCGGCACCGGCGTCACGCGCGCTAATTGTTTCACCTGATGAATGGATAACACGCGCGGCAGCACCACGCGGGCGACATCGAAATGACGCTGATAAAAGCGGATGGCGGCTTCATTAGTGGCGGACGCCTGCACCGACACATGGCGCTCCACGTGCGGGTAGCGCGTCGCGGCGTACTCCAGCATCGCGATATCGGCGAGGATCAGCGCATCGGCGCCAAGCTGGGCGGCCATATCCACCGCACGCTCCCAGCGGTCATAGCCGTCCGGGTGCGCGAAGGTATTGATAGCGATATGCAGTTTGCGGCCATGCTGATGCACATAGCTCACCGCATCCTGTAGTTTTTTCTCGGTAAAATTCAGGCCGGCGAAGTGGCGGGCGTTGGTATCGTCTTTCAGACCGATATAGACCGCATCCGCGCCATTATCGATGGCCGCCTTCAGAGCCGGAAGGTTACCGGCGGGGCAAAGCAACTCCATAGCGTGTCCTGAAAATAAGGCAGGCCGCGTCGGGCCTGCGCGCTGCGCAAAGGCAGCGAAATTGTTAACGAACGGCGATTTTAGTTAACCCGTCCGCGACAATTTTTGATTTAAGGCAGCTAATGTCGTATTGATGGCATCTATAAAGGGGTACCCGCGAAGGCGCAAAGCTTGATTTGAGCCGCTATCTCATCTGGCTGATATGGCACAATAACGGCCACTGTGATTTGGCAAGGAGAAAAGCCCGTGTTGAAGAATCTGCGTTCCTGTCTGGTACATCTTGGCCCTTCGCTTCTTAAAGCGCCGGTCGCGCTGACGCCGTTCGCGCTCAAGCGCCAGGCGCTGGAGCAACTGCTCGGCTGGCAATTCCGTCAGGCGCTGGCGGATGAAGAGCTGGCATTTCTGGAAGGCCGCTGGCTCGGCATTGAGGTGCGCGACATCGGCCTGCGCTGGTTCACTTCGGTCGAAAACGACACGCTTATCGTGCGCGAACAGGCCGACGCTGACGTGATGTTCCGCGCCGACGCCGCCGACCTGCTGATGATCGCCGCGCGCAAGCAGGATCCCGACACGCTTTTCTTCCAGCGTCGCCTGGTGATTGAAGGTGATACTGAATTAGGGTTATATGTGAAGAATCTGATGGACGCCATTGAACTCGACGCGATGCCGAAACCGCTACGCGTGCTGCTGCTGCAACTGGCGGACTTCGTTGAAGCGGGGCTGAGCGTCTCGCCGCTAACCAAAGCAACTTCCATAGGTGAACCATGCTGATTCGTGTAGAAATCCCCATTGATGCGCCTGGCATCGACGCTTTACTTCGCCGCGCGTTTGGTCGCGACAGCGAGGCGGAGTTGGTGCACGCGCTGCGTGAAGACGGGCAGCTGACCCTGGGGTTAGTCGCAACGGACGATGAAGGTCAGGTCGTCGGTTACGTCGCCTTCAGCCCCGTCACCGTGGCGGGCGAGGAGCGTCAATGGCTGGGCCTTGCGCCGCTGGCAGTCGATGACGGCTGGCGCGGGCAGGGGATTGGCCGGCAGTTAGTTTACGAAGGGCTCGATTCGCTGAATGAATTTGGCTACGCGGCGGTGGTCACGCTGGGCTCGCCGGAGTTTTATAACCGTCTGGGCTTTGAGCCCGCCGCCCGCTACGATCTCCACTGCCGCTGGCCGGGTGCCGAAGCGGCGTTTCAGGTGCACCGTCTCGCCGATGACGCGCTCGACGGCGTGCATGGCCGCGTGGAGTACCACGATCACTTTAACCGCTTCTGATTTCAGGGCGTTTGCGGCGCGTCAGTCATCGTCTCAAACGCCAGCTCCCCCGCAACCAGTTGCTCTTTCTGCCGCTTCGTTAGTTGCTTAATGCGATACTCGGCGCGCAGCGCCGCAGAGCGATTGCCCGCAGGCGCGCTGAACACCAGCGTCAGCTCGCCTTTCCCGCGCAGCGCTTTAGCGCCTTTGCCGCGCTGATGCTGCGCGAAACGGCGCGCCACATCGGTAGTGATACCGGTATAGAGCCGGTTATCGGGGCTGCGGATCAGATAAAGAAACCATTCTTCCATAATGAATATCAGCGACAGTCACAACTGGGCGCACCTTATCACGATTATTCCCGACAGGAGAACTCATGGACGCTCTCGACGCCATCAGCCAATGGCTCGCTAAACAACATGTCGTCACCTACTGCGTTGGCCGTGAAGACACGCTCTGGTGCGCTAACGCGTTTTACGTTTATGACCGCGAGCGGGTGGCGTTTTATCTGTTAAGCGACACCAAAAGCCGGCATGGCGAAATGGCCGGGCGGCTGGCGCGCGTGGCGGGCACGGTCAACGGGCAGACCAAAACCGTGGCGCGGATACGCGGCGTGCAGTTTGCGGGGGAATTACGGCTGGTGGAAGGACCGGAAAGCGAAGCCTTGCGCGAGCGCTACAACCGTCGCTTTCCGGTCGCCAGGGTGATGTCCTCCCCGCTGTGGGAGATCCGTCTTGATGAAATCAAGTTCACTGACAACACCCTGGGGTTTGGTAAAAAACTCGGCTGGTTACGCGCCGAGCAGGCGTAACGCCTCGCGGTTAAACGCAGGCAGATCTTCCGGGGTGCGGCTGGTCACCAGTTGATCTTTGTCTATCACCACTTCCTGATCGAAGAATTCCGCCCCGGCGTTTTTCACATCGATAACGATAGGCTTCACGGCGGTGAGCTTACGCCCGCGGATCACATCTGCGCTAATCAGCAGTTGCGGGCCGTGGCAGATAGCAAAGACCGGTTTGCCGGTATTGACGAAATCGCGCGTGAAGGTGACGAAGCGATCGTCGCCGCGCAGGCTGTCAGGCGAATGGCCGCCAGGCAACAGCAGGGCGTCAAAATCCGCCGGGCTGACGTCATCGATAGATTTATCGATTGTAACCGTTGCCTCGCCCTGTTTGCCGGTGACGGTTTTCCCCGCTTCTTTCTCAATGGTGATCACTTCATGCCCGGCTTTGCGGTACTCCGCGGCGGGGGATGTGAATTCCGAATCTTCGAATTCGTCAGTGATTAAGACTGCAATCTTCTTGCTCATTACGCCTCCCTTGGTGTCTTTACAGAACGGTGATGTGCAGTAATGGCTTTTGCCAGAAATGGTAAATACTTAAACCACACAGACTATTAAGCCTGGTCCAGGGCGCTGACATTGCAAGGCAGAAGATTCTGCAAAGGAGCGATCATGAGTCGAGTACTGATAACCGGCGCCAGCGGGCTGGTGGGCAGCCATCTGCTGCGTATGCTGGTTGACGAGCCGCGCGTCTCGTCGATTATCGCGGCGACCCGCCGCCCGTTGCCGGTGACGCTGCGCAAAGTGGAAAACCCGCACGATCCGCAGCTCTCCGACGTGCTGACGCAGCTCGATACGCCGCTGGATCTGGTCTTTTGCTGTCTGGGCACCACGCGTCGCGAAGCGGGCAGTAAAGAGGCGTTTATCCTCGCCGACTACACGCTGGTGGTCGACACCTCGCTTGCCGGGCTGCGGCTCGGCGCGAAGCATATGCTGGTGGTCAGCGCCGTCGGAGCGAATCCGAATTCGCCGTTTTTCTACAACCGGGTGAAAGGCGAAATGGAGGCGGCGCTGAAAGCGCAGGGCTGGCCGCGTCTTACCTTCGCGCATCCGTCGCTGCTTATCGGGGATCGCGAAAAGCGTCGCGCCGGGGAATCCTTTATGGCGCCGCTGTTTCGCCTGTTGCCCGGCAAATGGAAAGCTATCGAGGCGCAGACCGTGGCGCGGGCGCTGATGAATGTGGCGCTGTCGCCGGCAAAAGAAGACGTCGCGGTGCTGGATTCCACACAATTGCGTGAAATAGCCGCACAAACGGCGCGTTGAATGCCGTTTCAAAAAGCGTAACGCGGGCGTAGTATTGACCGGCAAAAATTTACCCCCTGTTTTCCAGAGGAATGTTATGGCTGGTCAGTCTTCATCTCTGGCGCCGAAATCCCCCGCATGGTGGAAACCCGCGCTGTTCTTTCTCGTGCTGTTTATCGGCCTGTGGTATGTCAAATGGCAGCCCTATTACGGCAAAGCCTTTACCGCCGCGCAAACGCACAGCATCGGCAATTCGATTCTCGCTAACGCGCAGGATAACCCGCTGCGCGCAGCGCTGGATTACGCCGCCGTCTATTTTCTCGCGGTCTGGAAAGCCGCCGTGCTCGGCGTGCTGCTGGGCTCGCTCATTCAGGTGTTGATCCCGCGCGACTGGCTGCTGCGCACGCTGGGCCAGCCGCGCTTTCGCGGTACGCTGCTGGGCGCGCTGTTTTCGCTCCCCGGCATGATGTGCACCTGCTGCGCGGCGCCGGTGGCGGCGGGTATGCGGCGTCAGTCGGTGTCGATGGGCGGCGCGCTGGCGTTCTGGCTCGGCAATCCGCTGCTGAACCCCGCGACGCTGGTGTTTATGGGCTTTGTACTGGGCTGGCAGTTCGCGCTTATCCGCGTGGCGGCGGGTCTGGTGATGGTGGTTGGTATCGCATCGCTGGTGCAGCGCTTTGTGGCCGACACGCCTGCGCCTGCGCTGCCTGAATCGGCGCTGCCTGCAGAAGCCCCGCAGGGCAGCTTTATGACGCGCTGGGGACAGGCGCTCTGGGCGCTGTTCTGGAGCACTATCCCGGTCTATCTGCTGGCGGTACTGGCGCTGGGTGCCGCGCGCGTCTGGCTGTTCCCGCACGCTGACGGCGCGGTGGGCAATACGCTGTTCTGGGTGCTGGCGATGGCGGTGGCGGGTTGCCTGTTCGTTATCCCGACCGCGGCGGAAATTCCGATTGTACAGACCATGATGCTGGCGGGGATGGGCCTCGCGCCGGGGCTGGCGCTGCTGGTGACGCTCCCTGCGGTGAGCCTGCCGTCTCTTATCATGTTGCGTAAAGCGTTTCCGGCCAAAGCGTTGTGGATGACCGGCGGTATGGTGATGCTTGCGGGCGCCGTGACGGGCGCGCTGGCGCTGATGTAGTGGGTTATGGCGCGAGCCTGGTTTGTCGGCGGGCAAGCATCGCGCCCTCTGCCGCAAGACCGATTAAAACATCAATGGAAATGATGTGAACCCTCTCCCCGGTGGGAGAGGGCTTAGGTGAAGGGTTACTTAATGTAGGTAAACGCGGTGGTGACGTGTTTCACGCCGCTTACGCGGCTCGCGGTATCCGCCGCTGCGCGGCCTTCGCGATCGGTCACCAGACCGAGCAGGAACACTTCGCCATTCTCGGTCGTCACTTTCACGTTAGACGATTTCACCTGATCGCTGCCGAGCAGCTGCGAGCGCACCTTGGTGGTTATCCAGGTATCCGATGACGCGGTGCCAAGCCCAATCGGCTGGCCGTTGCGGATTTCGTTAAACACTTCCGTCGCGCCTTCCACGCCCATCGCTATCTGCTTCGCGCGGGACGCCAGCTCCGGGTTCGGCGACTGGCCGGTCAGCAGCACTTTGCCCTGATAGGCGGTCACGTTGATACGCGCTTCTTTCTTCAGTTGCTCATCTTTGCCAAGCGCCGTATTCACGCGCAGCTCCAGCGTACCGTCATCAACCTGAGTACCCACACTGCGCGGGTCGGTCGCGGCTTTGGTGCCGACCGCCGCGGTTCCGACGACAGCCGCCGCGACGCAGCCCTGTAGCACAAGCGCGGTCATCACCACCGCGAGGGGTTTAATGGCCTTCATGAGCACTCCTTAATCATCCTGGTGTGGAAACAATGTGTTATCGATTAAATCGCACAGGCAGTTTACCGTCAGCATATGCATTTCCTGAATGCGCGCGCTGCGATGCGAAGGAATACGGATCTCCACATCCTGCGGGCCCAGAAGCCCCGCCAGCTCGCCGCCGTCGTAACCCGTCAGCGCCACGATAGTCATATCGCGGGTGACCGCAGCCTCGACCGCTTTGACGATATCCCGGCTGTTGCCGCGGGTGGAAATCGCCAGCAGCACATCACCGGCATGACCCAGCGCACGCACCTGTTTGGCATACACTTCGTCATGCAGCCTGTCGTTGCTTATCGCCGTTAAGACCACATTATCGGTATTAAGTGCAATGGCAGGTAAACTGGGCCGCTCGGTTTCAAAACGATTGATCATGCTGGCCGCGAAATGCTGCGCGTTGGCACCGGACGTGCCGTTACCGCAGCAGAGGATTTTGTTGCCGTTAAGGAGAGACTGAACCAGGGTCATGGCCGCACGAGAAATCGCATCCGGGAGTGCTTCCGCCGCCGCAATCTGGGTTTGAATGCTTTCCGTAAAGCAGACTTTGATTCTTTCTAGCACGATTATCCTTTGAGCGTTACGTCAGTTCAGGCGTGGAGCGAAAAGGCGTTCGCAATCCACTCGATTTCATTGCCGGTGAAGGCTAACACATCGAACCGGCAATCCACAGTATCAAAGCTCCCATTGTGGCGCGCGAGCCACAACCGGGCGGCATGTAACAACTTTTGCTGTTTGCTGCGGGTAACGCTGGCGGCCGCGCCGCCATAGAGGCTGGCGCGCCGGTAGCGGACCTCGACGAAAACCGTCACGCCGCGGTCGTCCATGATGAGATCGATTTCGCCGCCGCGCTCATGGGCGTTGGCGGCGATAAAACGCAATCCCTTGCGCTCCAGAAAGGCGCGCGCCTGTGCTTCAAAGGCCGCGCCGGTCTGTCTGCGACTCAGTTGGCCGGAACCAACTGTCCCTGCTGGTATTTGAGCCACGTTAACTTCCTGTTAATTACGCAGTCCTGTGTCGCGCTGAGCGCGCCGGTGTTGCCGCTAAGCTGGAAGCCGGGCACCTGACGCATCTGGGAGAAATGGTTCGCCAGCGACCAGGCATCCACGCCCATCGCATACAGGCGCGCCAGCGAATAGTCATTATTCACCGCCGAGAGCGCCTGCTGCATCAGCGCCGGGTTGCTGCCCGCGAGCATCGGGATATCGCTGAACTCCAGACCTTCCATCTCCAGACGGAAATCCGGGCCTGCGCCGCCCTGGGCGCTGCGGGAGCTGGCGTACAGCGACGCGCCGCTGTGGCTGCCCGCACGCATGGCGATCATCGGCTTAATCAGCGCGATTTCCGATGGCGTGGCGACGATGTAGACCGCGTCTACGTTGCCGCTGCTGCCTGCGGTTATCTGGGCGTCGGTCGGCGGTGCCGGAATGGAGAGACCGCCTATCGTCACTGACTCCTGCTTCGGCAGGCTCGCGGCGACAGGCGTGCCGGTCAGCGCGATGCCGGTGCCACCGTTGATGTTCATTTTCAGCTCGTTAACGGAGCCAAATTTCTGCTGCAATACCGTACCGCCGCCAAGCTGCGCCCAGCGGTCGGCGAAGGCTTTGGTGACGCGCTCGCCAAGCGCGCTGTACGGCACCAGCAGCAGCGGCGCGCGTTTGCCTTCCTGCCAGATGTGGGCGGCGGCATCAGCGGCTTCATCTTCCGGCGACAGCGCGAAATAACAGACGTTCGGGCGATTTTGTACGGTTTCCGGCTGGTTGAGCGCCAGCACGTTCAGCGGCGTGCCGCTCTTAAGCAGGCCGTCGACGTTCTCTTTCAGCAGCGGGCCGACAACCAGGCTTGCGCCGTCCTGCTGAGCCTGGGTAAGGATCTGCGTAATGGACTGCTCGCTGGTGTCATAGACCTTAATTTCTGCGGAAGGATTCGCAGGCGCGGCGGCGACAGGTTGCGCGTCGACGGGCGGCTGTTGCGGTTGCGCGGTTGGCTGGGCGTCAGGCTGCGCGGCCAGATCGTCAACCGGCGCGGCGGCTGGGCTTGCCACGCTATCGGCGGAAGCCGCCTGCGGCGTTTGCGGGCTATTCGCGTTCTGCGTGGCGTTATCTGCTGTCGCCTGGGCTGGCGCCTGAACGGCAACCGGGCTGGTGCCTGCATTTTTCGCGGCTTCGAACCCCTGCTGAATGGCGCGGCTAAACACGGCCGCCTGGCCGTTTAGCGGCAGCAGCAACGCGATTTTGCTGGCGGACGCAGGCTTGTAGTTTTGCAGGTTAGCAAGCTGGGTCGGCAGCATTTTCGCGCCCGGATTTTGCGGGTAGCGGGTCTGCCAGTCTTTCACGCCCGCCTGGAGCATTTTCGGGTCGTTGCGGTTATCGAACCAGACGCGCTGAAGATCGATCCAGCCTTGCAGCGTATTTTCATCGGCGTTAATAACCAGCGCCTTCGCCTGATCCTGCGACATCTGCGACAGCGCCTGCCAAGTGGCGTCGATGTTTTTCTGCTTTGCCGGACCCTGCAACAGCGGCTCCTGGGCTATCAGCGCGCGCAGCAGCTCCAGAGACGGGCGGCCCTGGCTGGCGTCGATTTTCGCCTGCCAGTAGCGGGCTTTCTGCTCGTCGTTGAGATCCGCCGGGTTGATTTTCTCAAGTAGCGCTACGGCACCCTGATAATCCTGCTGCGCCAGTTTGATCTGCGCGTCGAGCAGCGACGCTTCGCGACGCTGGGCGTCCGTCAGGTTTTGCGGCAGCTCGCCGTAGAGCGTGATGGCGCGCTCGCGTTTGCCTTCGCCAAGCAGTGCACGTATGGCGAGTAATTGCCAGTTGGTCTTGCTATCATCACTGCTTTGTTCCATCTGGTGCAGATAAAAGCCGGAATCCGCTTTGGCTTCGCCCTGCATATGCGCACTGCTCTGGTCATGCGTCTGCGTGCCGCAGCCTGCGAAAAACAAGGCTGCCAGCAGGACAGGCAGACAACGCGCGGCTTTAGAGCCGGAAAATTTAGAAGGTACCATGCTGTATCCAGTGGTTTTTTTCTGGTGAATGTTCAATTTTAAATCGGCAATACGGACGAAACAATGAAACATAACGATTCGGCGCAGAATTCTCAGGGCCAGCTCTATATTGTCCCGACGCCTATCGGCAATCTCGGCGACATCACGCAACGCGCCCTGACAGTATTGCAGTCCGTCGATCTTATCGCCGCTGAGGATACCCGTCATACCGGTCTGCTGCTGCAACATTTTGCTATCAGCGCCCGGCTTTTTGCATTGCACGACCATAACGAACAGCAAAAAGCGGAAACCCTGATAGCCAAACTGCGTGAAGGACAAAACATTGCGCTGGTCTCTGATGCCGGTACGCCGCTGATTAACGACCCTGGCTACCATCTGGTGCGCGCCTGCCGCGAAGCCGGGCTGCGCGTGGTGCCGCTGCCGGGGCCGTGCGCGGCCATCGCGGCGCTGTCCGCCGCCGGTCTGCCTTCCGACCGCTTCTGCTATGAAGGTTTTCTGCCCGCGAAATCCAAAGGCCGCCGCGACGCGCTGAAAGCGCTTGAACAAGAGCCGCGCACGCTGATTTTCTATGAGTCTACCCATCGTCTGCTGGAAAGCCTTGAGGATATGGTCGCCGTCTGGGGCGAGTCCCGTTATGTGGTGCTGGCGCGCGAACTGACGAAAACCTGGGAAACCATCAACGGCGCGCCGGTCGGCGAGCTGCTCGCCTGGGTGAAAGAAGATGAAAACCGCCGCAAGGGCGAAATGGTGCTGATCGTCGAAGGGCATAAAGCGCAGGAAGACGCGCTGCCGCCGGACGCGCTGCGCACGCTCGCGCTGTTGCAGGCCGAGCTGCCGCTGAAAAAAGCCGCGGCGCTGGCGGCGGAAATCCACGGCGTGAAAAAAAACGCGCTGTATAAATACGCGCTGGAGCAGCAGGGCTGACCGCGATAAACC
This window contains:
- a CDS encoding YraN family protein, whose amino-acid sequence is MAQIPAGTVGSGQLSRRQTGAAFEAQARAFLERKGLRFIAANAHERGGEIDLIMDDRGVTVFVEVRYRRASLYGGAAASVTRSKQQKLLHAARLWLARHNGSFDTVDCRFDVLAFTGNEIEWIANAFSLHA
- a CDS encoding penicillin-binding protein activator — protein: MVPSKFSGSKAARCLPVLLAALFFAGCGTQTHDQSSAHMQGEAKADSGFYLHQMEQSSDDSKTNWQLLAIRALLGEGKRERAITLYGELPQNLTDAQRREASLLDAQIKLAQQDYQGAVALLEKINPADLNDEQKARYWQAKIDASQGRPSLELLRALIAQEPLLQGPAKQKNIDATWQALSQMSQDQAKALVINADENTLQGWIDLQRVWFDNRNDPKMLQAGVKDWQTRYPQNPGAKMLPTQLANLQNYKPASASKIALLLPLNGQAAVFSRAIQQGFEAAKNAGTSPVAVQAPAQATADNATQNANSPQTPQAASADSVASPAAAPVDDLAAQPDAQPTAQPQQPPVDAQPVAAAPANPSAEIKVYDTSEQSITQILTQAQQDGASLVVGPLLKENVDGLLKSGTPLNVLALNQPETVQNRPNVCYFALSPEDEAADAAAHIWQEGKRAPLLLVPYSALGERVTKAFADRWAQLGGGTVLQQKFGSVNELKMNINGGTGIALTGTPVAASLPKQESVTIGGLSIPAPPTDAQITAGSSGNVDAVYIVATPSEIALIKPMIAMRAGSHSGASLYASSRSAQGGAGPDFRLEMEGLEFSDIPMLAGSNPALMQQALSAVNNDYSLARLYAMGVDAWSLANHFSQMRQVPGFQLSGNTGALSATQDCVINRKLTWLKYQQGQLVPAN
- the rsmI gene encoding 16S rRNA (cytidine(1402)-2'-O)-methyltransferase; translated protein: MKHNDSAQNSQGQLYIVPTPIGNLGDITQRALTVLQSVDLIAAEDTRHTGLLLQHFAISARLFALHDHNEQQKAETLIAKLREGQNIALVSDAGTPLINDPGYHLVRACREAGLRVVPLPGPCAAIAALSAAGLPSDRFCYEGFLPAKSKGRRDALKALEQEPRTLIFYESTHRLLESLEDMVAVWGESRYVVLARELTKTWETINGAPVGELLAWVKEDENRRKGEMVLIVEGHKAQEDALPPDALRTLALLQAELPLKKAAALAAEIHGVKKNALYKYALEQQG